The following are from one region of the Methanoculleus caldifontis genome:
- a CDS encoding chorismate mutase, which yields MSLDAVRSEIREIDEKIIDLVAERQRLAAEVARIKQEKSLPIHDPAQRRVVLDRIFTYAVESRIDPVAVRKVFEILIEMSEERQRECSGDGNLP from the coding sequence ATGTCCCTTGATGCCGTCAGGAGCGAGATTCGCGAGATCGACGAGAAGATCATCGATCTGGTTGCAGAGCGGCAGAGACTCGCGGCCGAGGTCGCCCGGATCAAGCAGGAGAAGAGCCTCCCCATCCACGACCCGGCACAGCGGCGAGTGGTCCTCGACCGGATCTTCACCTACGCCGTCGAGAGCCGGATCGATCCGGTCGCCGTCCGGAAGGTCTTCGAGATCCTGATCGAGATGAGCGAGGAGCGGCAGCGGGAGTGCAGCGGCGACGGCAACCTGCCGTGA